Genomic DNA from Thermosipho ferrireducens:
AATAGAGGCGGGAGTATGTGCCGTTAAATCGGATATGGTTGGAATTATAGGAACAAATATAACTGTTCAAAGCGCAACATATAAAAGTAGACTGGAGCAATTGGAAAAAAGGGTTTTTCAAAAGGCTACGCAGCTTTTTGTTTCGCTTGTAGAAGAAGGCATTTTTTACGGAAGAATGGTGGAAGCTGTTGCGAATTTTTATTTAACTCCGCTAAAGAAAAAGAATATAGAAGAATTGATCCTTGGTTGTACACATTTTCCATTTTTAAAAGGAATTATTTCAAGAGTATTGCCCAACGTGAGAATAATAGATCCTGCTGAAGAACTTTCACATAATATAAGTGTGTCAAAAGAAAAGAGAGCATTTGTAGATTTTTATGTTACAGGAAGTTCTAAAGAATTTGAAAGAAAACTTAGACGTATAAATTTCAGAATACCATACAGGGTTCATAATCTTGATGTAAAACAAATTGAAAAGAAGGTGTATACTTTTGAAAAAGCTGGTAATATTAACCGGGTTATCCGGAGCGGGTAAATCAACAGCCATGGGATTGTTAGAAGATTTAGGCTTTTACTGTATAGACAATTTTCCGCCGGTATTAGTTGATAAACTACTACCGGCTTTGTCTATTAATATAGAGAATCTTGTGCTTGTTATGGATGCAAGAAGTGGATACATAGAGAAATTAGTAGAAGTTGTTAATACAGTGAAAAGGAAATATTCTAACATAGTTCAGGTGATTTTTTTGATGGCAAAAAAAGAAGTTTTAATGAATAGGTTTGCACATACTCGAAGAAATCATCCGCTTTTAAAAGAATTCCATTCGCTGGAAAAAGCTGTAGAAAATGAGATTGAAAGAACTTCACCGTTAAAGGAAATGGCGGACATAATTATAGATACATCTTTTTTAAATCCACATGAGCTTAGAGAGAAGTTGAAAACATTTTTGGAAAAATTTTCTCAGGTTTTTTCTGTTAGGTTTGTAAGTTTTGGGTTTAAGTATGGAATACCTCTGGATGTTGATTTTATCTTCGATGTTCGCTTTTTTCCAAATCCTTTTTATATTAATGGTCTTAGAGATAAATCTGGTAAAGATAAGGAAGTAAAAGAGTTTATGTATATGACAGAGGGTGTGAAAGAATATTTGAGAATGATGGGAGAGCTTGTAAAATTTGCAGTTCAGAAATATGAAAACGAAGGTAGAATGGAGATAAATGTAGGTATAGGGTGCACAGGGGGGCAGCATAGATCTGTGTTTTTTGCTGAAGAATTAGGTGAAATATTTTCTGAAAAGTTTAATGTCACGGTCGAACACAGGGATGTGAAATAGGATGAGAATAGTGACAGTAGGTGGTGGTACGGGAATTTCTACATTGTTAAAAGGGCTTAAACAATTTCGCGAGATAGAGTTGACAGCGGTTGTTACAGTTACAGATGAAGGGGGAAGTTCTGGTATAATACGTGAAGAATATTCCGTTCCACCTCCAGGCGATATAAGAAACAATTTAGTCGCACTGGCAAAAGATGAAGAGATTCTTGGAAAATTGTTTAATTATAGATTTTCAAATGGGTTCCTTTCTGGGCATACAGTTGGCAATATTATCCTTACTGCATTGTCAAAGATTACCGGTAGCTTTACAAAGGCTATAGAATTAACTTCTGAGGTTTTAGCAATTGAAGGGACAGTTTTACCAGTTTCAGAATCTTTGATCAGGTTAGTTGCAGTTTATGATGATGGAACAATTTCTGTGGGAGAAAAGGAGATAATGAATCAAAAAAGAAAAAAGATAGTAAATATATATATTGACAAACCAGATGTTTTTATTCTTCCAGATACAAAAGATGCACTCGAGAACGCAGATGTGATAGTTTTTGGTCCAGGAAGTTTGTACACCAGTATAGTTTCTAATATAATAGTTAATGGTTTTAGAGAAGCAGTAAGAAAGAACAAACGTGCAAAAATAGTGTTCGTGGCAAATTTAATGACTCAGAGTAGTGAAACATACAACTTAACTCTTTCAGAACATGTTAAAATAGTGGAAAAGTATCTTAAAAGAGAAATGGACATTATTATTGTTAGCTCTTCGAAAATACCTGAAGAAATTTTAAAGAGTTATGAAAAGGAGAATTCAATCCCGGTTAAAATAGATATGAATGATCAAAGGGTAATAGCTACTGATTTGTGCGATATAATTAAGGATGTAGATGGACGATTGAAATTGAGACACGATCCAGATAAAATTGCGAAGGTCATTTTAGAACATGTGAGGAGATATTGAAATGAGGTACACTTTTTCAGAAGATGTTAAAGGAGAAATTTGCCAGTTGGATATTTCGACTACAGAAGAAGCCAAAAGTGAGATAATAGGTTATTTAAAAGCAAAAGGTACAATAACCAAAACATCAGTAGAGATGTTTGTGAAGATAGAAGTAGGTTTTATTCCTTCTGCTCGAAGAATCATGAATCTTATGAATATTATAGAAATTGATAAGAAAAAGCTTACCATGATAAAAAATAAACTTAAAAGAAAGAGGGTTCAAATATTCATTCCCATATCGGTTCTTGAAAAATTGCGTATATCGCCAATGAATCTCCCAGAATATATTTTTAATGATGTAGGTTTATTTTCATGTTTTTTAAGGGGAGTCTTTGTTGCGAGTGGTTCGTTGACTGATCCATCTAAGAGTTATCATTTTGAGATAGTTTCGTATAATGAAGATCTTTTGAATAAATTGAAAATCAAAATTAATGAATTTTTAGGGATTTCTGGGAAGGTAGTTAAATTAAATTATAATTTCAGGTATTATGTTAAACGAGCTCGTGATATAATAGAGTTGTTATATTTTATGGGGGCTCAAAGAGCTGCGGACAAAATGGAAAGGATAGTTCAATCGCGAGAAATAAAGAGTGACTTTAATAGGTCACTAAATTTTTTGTCTGCTAATGCGAAACGTACAGGAGAAAGTAATGCCAGGCAGATAGAGGTAATTAGTGAAATTATAAATCGTTTTGGAATAGAAGTTTTGCCAGAGGAACTTAGAAACATAGCTCTTGCAAGACTCGATAACGAAGATTTGAGTCTTTCAGAACTTGGTCAGCTTTTTGATCCACCTTTAACAAAAACTATGGTGTATAATAGGCTGAAAAAAATTTTTAAGATTCATAAAGAATTAACAAATAACAAATAGAATAGTGAGGTGGCATGGTGAAATGTCCTTTTTGTGGACATGAAGAAACAAGGGTATTAGATTCTCGAGTAGATTCAAGTGGTTTTACAATTCGAAGAAGAAGAGAGTGTCTTCAGTGCAAAGCGAGGTTTACAACGTACGAGAGATACGAATCTGGGCCGGTATTTGTTGTAAAAAAAGATGGAAGACGTGAAAAATTTAATAGGCAAAAAATACTTAATGGTGTTATGAAAGCGTGTGAAAAAAGGCCTGTTCCTTTAGAGAATATGGAAAAAGCAGTGGATACTGTGATAAGCAAATTGCAGAAATCTGGTAACCTTGAAGTTTCTACTGCTGAAATAGGAACGCTTGTTATGGAACAGCTTAAGGCTCTTGATGAAGTTGCCTATGTCAGATTTGCGTCGGTGTATAAAGATTTTAGAGAAATTGATCAGTTTCTTGAACTTGTTGAAGAATTAAAAAATCAAAAATAGAAGATTTAGGAGGTGCTAATATGGCAAAAAGCAAAGATACTATTTTTCTTACTAAAGAAGGATATGAAAAATTAAGACGTGAACTTGATACATTAAAGGAAAAGCTTATGTTTGAAATAGCTGAAAGAATAAAAGAAGCAAGAGAGTTAGGGGATCTTTCTGAAAATTCAGAATATCAGGAAGCCAAAAATGAACGGGGAAGAATAGCGGCTCGAATTAATGAACTGGAAAATATGTTGTCAAAAGCAGAGGTTATATCCGACCTGGATACAAATACTGTTAACATAGGTAATTGGGTAATCATAAAAAACCTGGATACAAGTGAGCAGACAAAGATTCAATTGGTTACACCTCACGAGGCGGATGTTTTTAATAACAAAATAAGTATTGAATCTCCACTTGGAAGGGCGCTTGTAGGAAAAAGAATGGGAGAAGTAGTTAAGATAAAGGCTCCAAAAGGAGCTTTTAAATATGAAATAATAGGTATACAGGTTTAGGAGGGATAGTTTTGCTTAAGGAGTTTAAAGAACAACGTCTTAAAGAGATTTCTGAGATTCGAAAAGCAGGGATAAATCCATATCCTTACAAATTTAATAAAACACATAGTAGTAAAGATATTATAGAAAATTTTTCTCGATTAGAAAACGGACAGGTAGATGAAAAATCATTTGTTGCGATTGCCGGGAGAATTATGTCTTTAAGAAAGCATGGAAAGAGCGCGTTTTTTCATTTAAAAGATTTTGAAGGTAGAATACAGGCCTATATAAGAAAAGACATGGTAGAGGAAAGAACTTTTGACTTTTTCAAAAAATATATTTCCATAGGTGATATTGTAGGGATAAAGGGGAATGTTTTTAAAAGCAAAACTGGTGAAATTACAGTTTTGGTGAAAGAAATAGAGCTGTTGAACAAACCACTTAGACCTATGCCAGAAAAATGGCATGGAATAAAAGACAAAGAATTGCTATACAGACAGAGATACGTTGATATGATAGCTAATGATGAGACAGTTAAACGATTTAAAATACGGTTTGAAGTAATCAAACTTATAAGGGATTTTCTCAACTCAAAAGGGTTTATAGAGGTAGAAACCCCAATCCTTGAGCATGTTACTGGAGGAGCATCTGCCAGACCGTTTGAAACTCGTTTGAACGTGTTTGATATTCCGATGTACTTAAGAATAGCAACTGAATTATATTTGAAAAGATTTATTGTTGGTGGTTTTGAAAAAGTTTACGAGATAGGAAAAAACTTTAGGAATGAGGGGCTATCTTATAAGCATCACCCGGAATTTACATCAATAGAGG
This window encodes:
- the murI gene encoding glutamate racemase, with the translated sequence MKIGLFDSGIGGVSVLKKLAYLNGAHYIYVADTDRAPYGIKTTETLERYIYEILSFLHQKGVSKIFAACNTTDSIILEKNINPGIEYHSIIEAGVCAVKSDMVGIIGTNITVQSATYKSRLEQLEKRVFQKATQLFVSLVEEGIFYGRMVEAVANFYLTPLKKKNIEELILGCTHFPFLKGIISRVLPNVRIIDPAEELSHNISVSKEKRAFVDFYVTGSSKEFERKLRRINFRIPYRVHNLDVKQIEKKVYTFEKAGNINRVIRSG
- the greA gene encoding transcription elongation factor GreA translates to MAKSKDTIFLTKEGYEKLRRELDTLKEKLMFEIAERIKEARELGDLSENSEYQEAKNERGRIAARINELENMLSKAEVISDLDTNTVNIGNWVIIKNLDTSEQTKIQLVTPHEADVFNNKISIESPLGRALVGKRMGEVVKIKAPKGAFKYEIIGIQV
- the nrdR gene encoding transcriptional regulator NrdR; its protein translation is MKCPFCGHEETRVLDSRVDSSGFTIRRRRECLQCKARFTTYERYESGPVFVVKKDGRREKFNRQKILNGVMKACEKRPVPLENMEKAVDTVISKLQKSGNLEVSTAEIGTLVMEQLKALDEVAYVRFASVYKDFREIDQFLELVEELKNQK
- the rapZ gene encoding RNase adapter RapZ, whose amino-acid sequence is MKKLVILTGLSGAGKSTAMGLLEDLGFYCIDNFPPVLVDKLLPALSINIENLVLVMDARSGYIEKLVEVVNTVKRKYSNIVQVIFLMAKKEVLMNRFAHTRRNHPLLKEFHSLEKAVENEIERTSPLKEMADIIIDTSFLNPHELREKLKTFLEKFSQVFSVRFVSFGFKYGIPLDVDFIFDVRFFPNPFYINGLRDKSGKDKEVKEFMYMTEGVKEYLRMMGELVKFAVQKYENEGRMEINVGIGCTGGQHRSVFFAEELGEIFSEKFNVTVEHRDVK
- a CDS encoding gluconeogenesis factor YvcK family protein, which codes for MRIVTVGGGTGISTLLKGLKQFREIELTAVVTVTDEGGSSGIIREEYSVPPPGDIRNNLVALAKDEEILGKLFNYRFSNGFLSGHTVGNIILTALSKITGSFTKAIELTSEVLAIEGTVLPVSESLIRLVAVYDDGTISVGEKEIMNQKRKKIVNIYIDKPDVFILPDTKDALENADVIVFGPGSLYTSIVSNIIVNGFREAVRKNKRAKIVFVANLMTQSSETYNLTLSEHVKIVEKYLKREMDIIIVSSSKIPEEILKSYEKENSIPVKIDMNDQRVIATDLCDIIKDVDGRLKLRHDPDKIAKVILEHVRRY
- the lysS gene encoding lysine--tRNA ligase, coding for MLKEFKEQRLKEISEIRKAGINPYPYKFNKTHSSKDIIENFSRLENGQVDEKSFVAIAGRIMSLRKHGKSAFFHLKDFEGRIQAYIRKDMVEERTFDFFKKYISIGDIVGIKGNVFKSKTGEITVLVKEIELLNKPLRPMPEKWHGIKDKELLYRQRYVDMIANDETVKRFKIRFEVIKLIRDFLNSKGFIEVETPILEHVTGGASARPFETRLNVFDIPMYLRIATELYLKRFIVGGFEKVYEIGKNFRNEGLSYKHHPEFTSIEVYQAYADYNDMMELTEELITFIVEKIFGTTKVNYQGIEIDFTRPWRRVKMRDFIKEHLDVDILEDSNEKLLETLKFHEVEVEINDRGHMIEKLWDLVEDKVVQPTFLLEHPVEISPLAKRHREDPRVTERFELIIYGREMANAFSELNDPVDQYERFLKQMELREAGDEEAQMMDKDFVRALEYGMPPTGGLGIGIDRLVMLLTDSPTIRDVIAFPLVRPVSFEEEEMEVERGVEE
- the whiA gene encoding DNA-binding protein WhiA; translation: MRYTFSEDVKGEICQLDISTTEEAKSEIIGYLKAKGTITKTSVEMFVKIEVGFIPSARRIMNLMNIIEIDKKKLTMIKNKLKRKRVQIFIPISVLEKLRISPMNLPEYIFNDVGLFSCFLRGVFVASGSLTDPSKSYHFEIVSYNEDLLNKLKIKINEFLGISGKVVKLNYNFRYYVKRARDIIELLYFMGAQRAADKMERIVQSREIKSDFNRSLNFLSANAKRTGESNARQIEVISEIINRFGIEVLPEELRNIALARLDNEDLSLSELGQLFDPPLTKTMVYNRLKKIFKIHKELTNNK